The Tripterygium wilfordii isolate XIE 37 chromosome 21, ASM1340144v1, whole genome shotgun sequence genome segment GACCTCCAGCACCCACAGTTGGGCAAACCCCAGCTGGGTAACCATGGATTTTGCTCCTCTCACCAATCCCATAAAAAAGTTCACCAAGTGTGGCACCCGATTCGACCCAAGCACTTCCATCTTCTATATTTATACTGATTGATCTAAGATTGAACATGTCAAGGATGATAAATggggaatttgagacatatgaGAGGCCATCATAATCATGGCCTCCACTTCGGATCCTGATCTCCAAGCCATGAATTTTGGAGCAAATGATTGATGCTTGGATGTGAGAAACATGGGTTGGAGCCACAATAAACAATGGTTTTGGGGTTGTAGGAGATGTGAAGACTAGATTTCTGATGTAGGACTGTAATGTAGATTTGAATAATGGGTTATTGGGAAAGTAGGTAACAGAAGAGATTGGAGGGGAGGGTAAAGAATTGTTGATAAGGCACTGCAAGAACCCATCTTGGATTGGATCTGTAGACGACATCGAAATATGAAGCAGAGTGTATAGAAGTATTGACAGAGTTGAAGAGATTGGAGACCTCATAAGAACTGGCAATGGAAGCAGAAGACTAAAAATGGAAATTGAACCTGACGAGTCAAGCCGACAAGCTACCTTGCAATTTGGGTATATCCGTATATCCACGTAAGTACGTAACTATAGGTATTTTCATCATAACCGGCCCATTATTCAAGGCATGGGCTTTCTATTGACAAAAGCTTTTGGACCAACTTCGGTACTTGGGCCTTACGGAGAGTGAGCCCATTCATTCACTAAGGAAAGGGAAATGGGAATTGAATCAATTGATAGCCGCAAGCCTGGACGAAGCTGCCTATCCTGCGAATTGTGCCGTTCTGAGATGACCGACGGTGGGATCGAAATGATGAATGTGGATCGCTCAAAGCAGATTGTCTCCGCAAAAATTCTGGAGATGATCGACGGTGGGATCGAAATAAGTGGTTAACGCTTTCGATTCCTGATTTGCAGAGCACACATTTGAGGTTCGTATCTTCCAACCCCATACCTGACTTGGTAGGCATGATTCCACTGATATGTATTTGGGatattccttttgttttcattttcatgtgTAATCTTAATTGTCTAGGCCTGTGAACACTGCCGGAAAATATTTTAGTAACGTAGGTCATATTTATCTAGGAGATTCGCATTACATCCATGTAATTTATTGGTTGATCAGAAGAACGAGAGAAGATAACATCACAAGAGTATACATGTAGCATGTATTGTCCCCAAATCCCATATTTTGGAAGAATTAGGTGAGTCTTAAAGGCATATGTGTAGGATCTCTTCATCTATAAATCATCCTAAGCATTCTTTCATGATCAAGAGATTACAATTCTAAATACGGTTCATAAAAAGTCACCaagaatttatttatatatttcaaATAGAGAAGAAAGATACTTTATTACATTACAGAGGATAGGTTGTCATCTCTTGAGGTGTAGCAACGTGATGAGATAGGTGGTATGCTTTGTTCATTCCTGAAGAAATTTGAAGGATCGACCTTGGTCTTGATTTTCACCAATCTGTCAAAGTTGTTCTTGAAGTACTTTTGACCCCAAATTTTTGCTTGTTTGTAGCTTGTACATTTGCCTTTGTTGTTTGTGCCAATATCAAGATCTCTATAATTGACATATGCTTCTCTTGGATGTTTTGAAACATACGGAGCCATGTAACTGTAAAGCCTTCTGATCCAACTTATATACTTTTGTGAAGCTTCACTGCCTTCTTCTTGCCATCTCACATAGGGTTGAATTTTGTATAAATTCCCAGCTCTGTGCGGGAAAGGAGTGCTTGATTCAGAAATCTCGCTCATTCTGCCTCCGTAAGGAGAAAGTAGTAGTACAGCCCCTGCTGCTTCTTCCTCGAAAAGCCTTTCCCAAATTCCTTCCAATGCAAATTCAGGAATTGGTTCCTTGACATAGTCTGATTTCGCTTTGAACCGTGAATCAAATGGATGCCGATTGAGCAACAATTCTGGGGACGTAATTGGAAATCCGGCAATGAAGAGGACAGACTCAATCCAGCTCATTTCAGTGCAATCTTGTCTTGTCACGTTCAACTCAGGGAAACTCTCTTGCATCAATTGAAGGACACTATTAGTAGTGCCAAGAAACAAGGCATCGAAGGTAGCTTGGATTGTCAGCTCCCCTTGTTGACTGGAGTTCACTCTGGTTATTAGGAGTCTAAGGTATATGTCTTTTGGAAGGTTAGGTGCCACGGATTGCCATTCATAGACAAGACTGGTTGCATTTTGTTCAAGGTTCCTAGTGACTGAGAATATGGTCACAGTAGATGGAACTGGAACCAATTTCACTTTCCAAGCAACAATGACTCCGAAGCTTGCACCTCCACCTCCTCTAATAGCCCAAAACAAGTCTTCTCCCATTGATTTTCTCTCAAGAAGTCTTCCTTTAACGTCGATCAATTGTGCGTCTATTACTTGATCTGCTGCAAGACCATACTTGCGCATCAACGGGCCGTATCCTCCTCCACTGATGTGCCCACCAGAACCCAAACTTGTGCAAACACCGCCGGGGATCCCAAGGGTTCTACTTTTCTCAGCAATTCTGTAATAAAGTT includes the following:
- the LOC119989272 gene encoding berberine bridge enzyme-like 8, whose product is MDSPISSMFPLLFVLLFSFSTATSAQNQEEFLQCLYSQGPASISKVIYTPINSSYPSVLNISIQNLRFSTATTPKPRVIVTALNVSHIQTTILCARNHGMQIRTRSGGHDYEGLSYVSEVPFVILDLINIRSITIDEGNSTAWVQAGSTNGELYYRIAEKSRTLGIPGGVCTSLGSGGHISGGGYGPLMRKYGLAADQVIDAQLIDVKGRLLERKSMGEDLFWAIRGGGGASFGVIVAWKVKLVPVPSTVTIFSVTRNLEQNATSLVYEWQSVAPNLPKDIYLRLLITRVNSSQQGELTIQATFDALFLGTTNSVLQLMQESFPELNVTRQDCTEMSWIESVLFIAGFPITSPELLLNRHPFDSRFKAKSDYVKEPIPEFALEGIWERLFEEEAAGAVLLLSPYGGRMSEISESSTPFPHRAGNLYKIQPYVRWQEEGSEASQKYISWIRRLYSYMAPYVSKHPREAYVNYRDLDIGTNNKGKCTSYKQAKIWGQKYFKNNFDRLVKIKTKVDPSNFFRNEQSIPPISSRCYTSRDDNLSSVM